In Leucobacter insecticola, one DNA window encodes the following:
- a CDS encoding branched-chain amino acid aminotransferase: MTELTFTRTEAARMPAAEREAILADPGFGNHFTDHMVSIVWTKEDGWQQPELLPYGPIQMDPASSVLHYGQEVFEGLKAYRREDGSIVTFRPDENAKRLNDSARRLALPEIPVELFVAAVRELVAADAEWVPRGADQTLYLRPFMIADESFLGVRSAERARFMVIASPAGPYFSGGVKPVSIWLSQQYARAGRGGTGAAKCGGNYAASLLPQNEAAAQGCQQVLFTDSATPDTIDELGGMNLFLVRADGTLLTPQLNGNILEGITRKSLIELARDRGMAVEERELTVSEWRAGVADGSITEAFACGTAAVITPIGQLKATDFTIDFGAAAPGPTTLALREELTGIQFGTRADTHGWLDLVVKG, encoded by the coding sequence ATGACCGAACTCACGTTCACCCGCACCGAAGCCGCCCGCATGCCCGCGGCCGAGCGCGAGGCGATCCTCGCAGATCCCGGCTTTGGCAACCACTTCACCGATCACATGGTGTCGATCGTATGGACCAAAGAAGACGGCTGGCAGCAGCCCGAGCTTTTGCCGTATGGCCCGATTCAGATGGATCCCGCGTCCTCGGTGTTGCACTACGGGCAAGAAGTCTTTGAAGGGCTGAAGGCATATCGCCGGGAGGACGGGTCGATCGTCACGTTCCGTCCCGATGAGAACGCCAAGCGTCTGAACGACTCCGCGCGACGACTCGCGCTACCCGAGATTCCGGTGGAGCTATTTGTTGCTGCCGTGCGCGAGCTCGTCGCGGCGGACGCCGAGTGGGTGCCGCGCGGTGCAGACCAGACGCTCTACCTGCGGCCGTTTATGATCGCCGACGAGAGCTTCTTGGGTGTTCGTTCGGCCGAGCGTGCCAGGTTTATGGTGATCGCCAGCCCCGCTGGTCCCTACTTCTCAGGCGGCGTGAAGCCGGTTTCGATCTGGCTGTCGCAGCAGTACGCCCGTGCTGGCCGCGGTGGCACGGGAGCTGCGAAGTGTGGCGGCAACTACGCCGCGTCACTGTTGCCCCAGAATGAGGCGGCAGCGCAGGGGTGCCAGCAGGTGCTCTTTACGGATTCCGCGACCCCCGACACGATCGATGAGCTCGGAGGTATGAATCTGTTCCTGGTGCGAGCCGACGGTACACTGCTGACCCCGCAGCTCAATGGCAACATTCTTGAGGGGATCACCCGCAAGAGCCTCATCGAGCTGGCGCGGGATCGTGGTATGGCCGTTGAGGAGCGCGAGCTCACCGTGTCGGAATGGCGCGCGGGCGTCGCGGATGGTTCAATCACAGAGGCCTTTGCCTGCGGCACCGCCGCGGTGATCACGCCGATCGGTCAGCTCAAGGCCACGGATTTCACGATTGATTTTGGTGCCGCGGCCCCCGGACCTACCACGCTGGCGCTGCGGGAAGAACTCACCGGAATCCAGTTCGGTACACGCGCTGACACACACGGTTGGCTAGATCTGGTGGTGAAGGGCTGA
- a CDS encoding fumarylacetoacetate hydrolase family protein: MKVARFQIDGEISYGILDMAEDGSGVEIVELAADPLVAGFDTTGRRFAFEKVRLLAPVIPRSKVVCVGKNYLDHVEEMRGVTGNTDAPPAEPLLFLKPNTSVIGPGETILRPAVSDRVEHEGELAIIIGALAKDVSEEDALKVVFGFTCANDVTARDIQIADGQWTRGKGFDTFCPLGPVIETDPDLQDARITTRVNGEIRQEGRTSQLIHSLAKIVSYASHAFTLLPGDVILTGTPAGVGLLEPGDVVEVEIEGIGILRNPVR, translated from the coding sequence ATGAAAGTTGCACGGTTTCAGATTGACGGTGAGATCTCCTACGGGATCCTCGACATGGCCGAAGATGGTTCGGGCGTTGAAATTGTGGAGCTCGCCGCAGATCCGCTGGTCGCGGGTTTTGACACGACGGGGCGCCGCTTCGCATTCGAAAAGGTGCGCCTGCTCGCGCCCGTAATCCCGCGTTCCAAAGTAGTGTGCGTGGGGAAGAATTACCTTGACCACGTCGAGGAGATGCGCGGGGTCACGGGGAACACCGATGCGCCGCCAGCCGAACCGCTCCTGTTTCTGAAGCCGAACACCTCGGTCATTGGCCCGGGCGAGACTATTCTTCGTCCGGCGGTTTCGGACCGTGTAGAACACGAGGGCGAGCTCGCGATCATCATTGGTGCCCTCGCGAAAGATGTCAGTGAAGAGGATGCGCTGAAGGTTGTCTTTGGCTTCACCTGCGCCAACGACGTCACGGCGCGCGATATTCAGATCGCCGATGGCCAGTGGACCCGGGGGAAGGGCTTCGATACGTTCTGCCCGTTGGGCCCGGTCATTGAAACGGATCCGGATCTGCAGGACGCTCGAATCACCACGCGTGTCAACGGTGAGATCAGGCAAGAGGGCCGCACCTCGCAGCTCATCCACAGTCTCGCCAAGATCGTGTCCTATGCGTCGCACGCATTCACTCTGCTCCCGGGCGACGTGATCCTGACGGGAACACCCGCGGGAGTTGGTCTGCTCGAACCGGGAGACGTCGTTGAAGTGGAGATCGAGGGGATCGGGATCCTTCGCAATCCCGTGCGCTAA
- a CDS encoding carboxylate-amine ligase has protein sequence MASASATARHFGIEEEFLLLDAASGLPRNVAHEMIAALPGLRAEVEYFECQLETATPVCRSASEALDTLREFRAGASRVAADLGVVLASTGLPPIGGDRPGTVTAKPRYQAIEKSLGNLVSHYYSTGTHVHVEVPSRDTGVEVMARMARWSPVFVALTANSPIHLGRPTGFASWRYLTTMQWPTAGYPPYFESGSDYGAMVQEFMRSGIVLDAALVNWSIRLSDNFPTVELRTADAQLDPRDTVAFAVLVRALVDRCIAEAETGIAREDPDLHLVRGAHWLAARNGLGSDLVHPLHGGSVPVAEAVNALIDHVTPQLAAAGDLEFVTAYVARRLAAGEPARLQMQAYERGGVEALLALYRARSCARQF, from the coding sequence ATGGCTTCTGCAAGCGCCACAGCGCGCCATTTTGGAATTGAAGAAGAGTTTCTTCTTCTCGACGCTGCGAGCGGTCTGCCCCGTAACGTAGCTCACGAGATGATTGCTGCGCTCCCCGGGTTGCGTGCCGAGGTCGAGTATTTTGAGTGCCAGCTGGAGACCGCGACTCCCGTCTGTCGCTCTGCGAGCGAAGCCCTGGATACGCTGCGTGAGTTTCGGGCTGGCGCATCTCGCGTTGCCGCGGATCTCGGGGTTGTGCTCGCGAGCACCGGGCTACCGCCGATCGGGGGAGACCGCCCGGGCACGGTGACCGCAAAGCCCCGGTACCAGGCGATCGAGAAAAGTCTCGGCAATCTCGTGTCGCACTACTACTCGACCGGTACCCACGTGCACGTCGAGGTGCCATCGCGTGACACCGGCGTTGAGGTGATGGCGCGGATGGCACGCTGGTCGCCGGTGTTCGTTGCCCTCACAGCGAACTCGCCCATTCATTTGGGGCGGCCGACCGGCTTTGCGAGCTGGCGATATCTGACGACGATGCAGTGGCCGACGGCGGGGTACCCGCCCTATTTTGAGAGCGGCAGCGACTACGGCGCGATGGTCCAAGAGTTCATGCGCAGCGGGATCGTGCTCGACGCTGCGCTCGTGAACTGGTCGATCAGACTCTCCGACAATTTCCCCACGGTTGAGTTGCGCACGGCAGACGCGCAGCTGGATCCGCGTGACACCGTCGCGTTTGCGGTGTTGGTGCGCGCCCTCGTTGACCGCTGCATCGCAGAGGCGGAAACGGGGATCGCCCGCGAGGATCCCGATCTGCATCTCGTCCGGGGTGCTCACTGGCTTGCCGCGCGTAACGGTCTCGGTTCAGATCTCGTGCACCCCCTCCACGGAGGCTCAGTGCCAGTTGCTGAGGCAGTCAACGCACTGATTGATCATGTGACGCCGCAGCTTGCCGCTGCCGGAGATCTGGAGTTCGTGACGGCTTACGTTGCGCGGCGCCTGGCGGCGGGTGAGCCTGCGCGGCTCCAGATGCAGGCGTACGAGCGAGGGGGCGTCGAGGCGCTCCTTGCGCTTTATCGCGCCCGCTCGTGCGCTCGCCAGTTCTAA
- a CDS encoding transcriptional regulator yields MSNGWQALQRGESVRERRRQLELAHERFVANDLPHSGVVSSLLRPVVLQSWLRSRDRTIDPDAAPLGVALSADELAELRRTHPLSVVLPVVRRLLLQEATESGFIVALGDAAGRLLWVDGDPKLRAQAEDMGFLAGADWSEAAMGTSAPGIALELNHSLQVLGAEHYHRSVHQWSCTAAPVHDPRDGSVIGVIDVTGGDAAAEPHMLPLIEATLAAVEAEMRLVRLRETISQDRPAASRASSRTTQAVMTHPPRLLVLGQDPAVLEHRGQREIVSGRHAEILLALTAAPHGLTGAELAERVYGSRDAEATLRPEIVRLRRWLRDLGVPLELASKPYRLDGVLNVDAHELLTALERGAHRLALAAYDGPVLPASEAPFVDELRLDVDATLRESLLQSAAAAPLFEYAQLWASDDFEVWHTLLTILPPLSPRRARVVTKLEALEASASEAPVQR; encoded by the coding sequence ATGTCAAATGGGTGGCAGGCGCTGCAACGTGGCGAGTCTGTGCGCGAGCGGCGACGCCAGTTGGAGCTTGCACACGAGCGCTTTGTGGCAAACGATTTGCCGCACAGCGGCGTGGTGTCGTCGTTGCTGAGGCCGGTGGTATTGCAGTCCTGGCTTCGTTCACGGGACCGAACCATTGACCCCGATGCTGCCCCTTTGGGGGTCGCGCTGAGCGCCGACGAACTGGCTGAGCTGCGCCGCACCCATCCGCTCAGCGTGGTGTTGCCGGTTGTACGTCGGCTGCTCCTTCAAGAAGCGACGGAGTCAGGCTTTATCGTGGCGTTGGGGGACGCCGCGGGGCGATTGCTGTGGGTTGATGGCGATCCGAAGCTCCGGGCGCAGGCGGAAGACATGGGTTTCCTGGCCGGTGCTGACTGGTCTGAGGCTGCGATGGGTACGAGTGCGCCAGGGATTGCGCTCGAACTTAACCATTCGCTGCAGGTGCTCGGTGCCGAGCATTATCATCGCTCGGTGCACCAGTGGAGTTGCACGGCCGCCCCTGTGCACGACCCGCGTGACGGTTCGGTGATCGGGGTGATCGACGTGACCGGGGGTGATGCCGCCGCCGAACCTCACATGCTGCCGCTCATCGAAGCAACACTCGCCGCAGTGGAGGCAGAGATGCGCCTGGTGAGGCTGCGCGAGACGATCTCCCAGGATCGGCCAGCCGCTTCGCGCGCTTCCTCCCGCACAACCCAAGCGGTGATGACACACCCACCCCGATTGTTGGTGCTTGGTCAGGATCCGGCTGTGCTGGAACACCGCGGGCAGCGGGAAATTGTGAGTGGCCGACACGCCGAGATCCTGCTCGCGCTCACCGCGGCCCCGCACGGCCTCACTGGCGCTGAACTCGCGGAGCGGGTGTATGGCAGCCGCGACGCCGAGGCAACGCTGCGCCCAGAAATTGTGCGCTTGCGGCGCTGGCTGCGAGATCTTGGGGTGCCGCTCGAGCTGGCCTCGAAACCCTACCGACTTGATGGTGTACTCAACGTCGATGCCCACGAGCTTCTGACAGCCCTCGAACGCGGTGCGCATCGGCTCGCATTGGCTGCCTACGACGGGCCGGTGTTGCCCGCCTCGGAGGCTCCGTTCGTCGACGAGCTGCGTCTCGACGTTGACGCGACCCTGCGCGAGTCCCTTCTGCAATCCGCCGCCGCCGCCCCGCTGTTCGAGTACGCGCAACTGTGGGCGAGCGACGACTTCGAGGTATGGCATACGCTCCTCACGATCCTGCCGCCGCTGTCGCCTCGCCGCGCGCGCGTGGTCACAAAACTTGAAGCGCTCGAAGCCAGCGCCAGTGAGGCGCCCGTGCAACGTTGA